One genomic segment of Sebastes fasciatus isolate fSebFas1 chromosome 17, fSebFas1.pri, whole genome shotgun sequence includes these proteins:
- the LOC141754131 gene encoding uncharacterized protein LOC141754131 codes for MDRHRKQLEVVLKPEAKPRGEVLPSDVRKVIVGEEEQQDWSSSLVQEDPEPPHIKEEQEELLTSQEGEQLQGLEEADITKFPFTPVPVKSEDDEQKPQSSQLHQRQTEQMETEADGGNSGGPEPARNSDPGRLPEPMYIIINYVVPVSDSRCSSGEKPFSCSECGKRFAIKKNLKQHMITHTGEKPFSCSLCTKSFKRSGDLQKHMRVHTGEKPFSCSVCMKSFARSEYLKKHLRIHTGQKPFNCWICDKRFLCKTHLERHIETHTGEKPFICSLCGKRLTVRATIKYHMAAHRGEKRYSCSVCDKRFAWRRQIKTHKCVGRQSSQLHQSQTEENREAEPPASSSTVQMETEADGEDCGGPEPARNSEPDGHPDPDTVDKTGDSSEAETDDSDDWKETREPQSGLNSLNNDEVPDSDSRCSAGEKTFSCSECDKRFGLKRNLKRHMRTHTGEKPFSCSICMKTFARRGDLQVHMRIHTGEKPFSCSLCDKSFTQSVHLQSHMKIHTVA; via the exons ATGGACCGACACCGGAAACAGCTGGAGGTGGTTTTAAAACCGGAAGCGAAGCCGCGAGGAgaag ttTTACCTTCTGATGTACGAAAAGTGATTGTTGGGGAAGAAGAGCAGCAGGACTGGAGCTCCAGTCTGGTCCAGGAGGACCCAGAGCccccacacattaaagaggaacaggaggaactcttgaccagtcaggagggagagcagcttcaagggctggaggaggctgatatCACCAAGTTCCCATTCACTCCTGTccctgtgaagagtgaagatgatgaacagaaacctcagtcctcacagcttcatcaaagacaaactgaacagatggaaacagaagctgatggaggGAACAgtggaggaccagaaccagccaggaACTCAGATCCAGGTAGACTTCCGGAACCAATGTACATAATCATAAATTATGTAGTCCCTGTCAGTGATTCAAGATGTAGTTCAGGTGAGAAACCTTTTAGCTGCTCTGAGTGTGGTAAAAGATTTGCCATCAAGAAAAATCTGAAGCAACACATGATAactcatacaggagagaaaccttttaGCTGCTCACTTTGTACGAAATCTTTTAAACGGAGTGgagatttacagaaacacatgagagtccacacaggagagaaacctttcagctgctcagtctgTATGAAATCTTTTGCACGGAGtgaatatttaaagaaacacctgagaatccacacaggacAGAAACCTTTCAATTGCTGGATTTGTGATAAACGATTTTTGTGCAAGACACACCTGGAGAGACACATTGAAactcatacaggagagaaacctttcattTGCTCATTGTGTGGTAAAAGATTAACAGTAAGAGCAACTATAAAATACCACATGGCAGCCCACAGAGGGGAGAAACGATAtagttgcagtgtttgtgacAAAAGATTTGCCTGGCGTCGACAGATCAAAACACATAAATGTGTTGGTCGTcagtcctcacagcttcatcagagtcaaactgaggagaacagagaggcagagcCTCCAGCCAGCAGCTCAACTGtacagatggaaacagaagctgatggagaggactgtggaggaccagaaccagccagAAACTCAGAACCAGATGGACATCCAGATCCAGATACTGTTGACAAGACTGGAGACTCTTCTGAAGCTGAAACTGATGACAGTGATGATTGGAAGGAGACCAGAGAACCTCAGTCAGGTTTAAACTCTCTGAATAATGATGAAGTTCCTGACAGTGATTCCAGATGTAGTGCTGGAGAGAAAAcattcagctgctctgagtgtgaTAAAAGATTTGGCCTCAAGAGAAATctgaagagacacatgagaactcatacaggagaaaaacctttcagctgctcaatTTGTATGAAAACTTTTGCACGACGTGGAGATTTACAGGtacacatgagaatccacacaggagagaaacctttcagctgctcactTTGTGATAAATCTTTTACACAGAGTGTACATTTACAGTCACATATGAAAATCCACACAGTTGCTTAG